Proteins encoded together in one Ipomoea triloba cultivar NCNSP0323 chromosome 4, ASM357664v1 window:
- the LOC116015402 gene encoding uncharacterized protein LOC116015402, with protein MAASRSYFPRANYRFLSTDRDAPIGGDSVFELEESDVWSAAHSVSPERRKAIPSSRVRKPSAVSGTRVVGAAPGSLPVNVPDWSKILKDEYRENRRRDCDDDFDDEEDGDGGDRVPPHEFVAQQLARTRIASFSVHEGIGRTLKGRDLSRVRNAIWKKTGFED; from the coding sequence ATGGCCGCATCGAGGAGCTATTTCCCGAGGGCTAACTACCGGTTCCTGTCGACTGACCGCGACGCGCCGATCGGCGGCGACTCCGTGTTTGAACTTGAGGAGTCGGACGTGTGGAGCGCGGCTCACTCTGTTTCTCCGGAGCGGCGGAAGGCGATTCCGAGTTCTCGCGTGAGGAAACCGTCGGCCGTGAGCGGCACGCGCGTGGTCGGAGCGGCGCCGGGGTCGTTGCCGGTGAACGTGCCGGACTGGTCGAAGATACTGAAGGACGAGTACAGGGAGAACCGGCGGAGAGACTGCGACGATGATTTCGACGACGAGGAGGACGGCGACGGCGGCGATCGGGTCCCGCCGCACGAGTTCGTTGCGCAGCAGTTAGCCAGGACTCGAATCGCCTCCTTCTCGGTGCACGAAGGCATCGGGCGCACCCTCAAAGGCAGAGACCTGAGTAGAGTCCGCAACGCGATTTGGAAGAAAACCGGTTTCGAAGACTAA